The following is a genomic window from Fundidesulfovibrio putealis DSM 16056.
ACCAAGACCAAGGACTCGTTCAACAATCCGTTCGATCAGCTCAAGGGCTTGAAGCTCAAGAAGAAAGAGAAGCCCAAGCCCGTCGTCCCTCCCAAGCCTGCCGCTCCCAAAGACGCGCCGGTGGCGCAACCCGACGAGGAGGACCTCTTCAGGCTGGCCATGTCGGGCGTGGACCGCATGGGCAAGGCCCAGGCCGGGCGTCAGATCGCCGAGGTGGCCAAGCCCGCGCAGCCGGTGGCCAAGGTGGACCCCGACGAGCAGGCCCGGTCCATGCTGCGCGACCTGGTGTCGGGCAAGGTGGAGTTCGAGCTGGAATTCACGGATGAGTTCGTCCAGGGCTTCGTCATAGGCATCGACCAGAAGATTTTCCGCCAGCTGAAAGCCGGACAACTGAGCCCGGAGGCCCACCTGGACCTGCACGGCCTGAACGCGGAGCAGGCCTACGAGTCGCTCTTGTTCTTCATGCGCGACGCCTACTATCAGGGCAAGCGCTGCATCCTGCTGATACCTGGGCGCGGCATCAATTCGCCGGGGGGCATGCCGGTGCTCAAGCAGGAGCTGAAATCCTGGCTGACGCGCGATCCACTCAAACGCGTGGTGCTGGGGTTCTCCACGGCCCAGCCGAGACACGGCGGGGCCGGGGCCATCTACGTGCTGCTCCGGCAGCGCAAAAAGACCGAAGGCAAGATCAAGTGGGAGAACTTGTGGGGGGATGATTAGCCCCCCACAAGTTCGTGGTTGTGTGATCCGTCAGGTGTTTTTGTATAGATCAAGCAATATGACGCTCACTGGTTTGGAGTACGAGCTGAATTTCGTGAAGTTGTTTATGTTGCGTTCCTGAACGACGGT
Proteins encoded in this region:
- a CDS encoding Smr/MutS family protein gives rise to the protein MTKTKDSFNNPFDQLKGLKLKKKEKPKPVVPPKPAAPKDAPVAQPDEEDLFRLAMSGVDRMGKAQAGRQIAEVAKPAQPVAKVDPDEQARSMLRDLVSGKVEFELEFTDEFVQGFVIGIDQKIFRQLKAGQLSPEAHLDLHGLNAEQAYESLLFFMRDAYYQGKRCILLIPGRGINSPGGMPVLKQELKSWLTRDPLKRVVLGFSTAQPRHGGAGAIYVLLRQRKKTEGKIKWENLWGDD